Below is a window of Salvelinus sp. IW2-2015 unplaced genomic scaffold, ASM291031v2 Un_scaffold2112, whole genome shotgun sequence DNA.
TGAACTGAAGCTAACAACATCTCCTAGACTACGCATGTACTTTGGCCCAAGGCAACTGAAGCCAACAACATTCCCTACTCTACGCATGTACTTTGGCACAAGGTAATGTTTGTACCTGTTGGGCCTACCTGTGGAATCCAGGTGAGGTGATGGGAGGGCGTGGCAGTAAGGTGGAACaacaggtacagagagatccttgatgaaaacctgttccagagcacagaggacctcagactggggtgaaggttaccTTCAGAGCTtgagacagagcttgagaggatctgcagagaagaatgggagaaactcctcaaatacaggtgtgccaagcttgtagcatcatacgcaagaagactccaggctgtaatcgctgccaaaggtgcttcaacaaagtactgagtaaagggtctgaatacttatgtaaatgtgatatttacataagtaaaaacctgtttttgcttcatcattatgagGTAYtgtgtgtagattaatgagggggggggaacaatttagtacgttttagaataaggctgtaacgtaacaagatgtggaaaaggtcaaggcgtctgaatactttctgaaggaactgtatatcTCATATTTAATATATTATCTATATTATATAATTCCATGTTTATTGTTTGACTCAACAAGTCCTGAATAATATAATAGTTCCAGAAATATACCTCCCCCGTGTAGGCTTCATAACAAACGCTGTTTATTCTGCCAAAGTTTTGATAAACATTCTTAAATAGGGAAAACATCACTCTCATAGACCAGTGGTCTGTATATTACAAgagcgtccccccccccccatgcattTAAATATGCAGTGGCCGTGTTTCCCTGGTTCCTGTTTTGTTTAACGTTTCTGCGTTGCCCCGGCAACGCCCCACCCCTTAGCGTCAGTGACGCTCTGGTTTTTCATAGCGGTCTTTCATAGCGGAGCAGTGGAATGCCACACATGGTTAGTTGACAATTGTTTATTTAAGTAGCTAGAGTGATTGGCAAGACTCGACATACACAACATCGGACTTCATTTTTGAGGGGATTTCAGATGtttgttatgaacagagtgaaaTGCAGTTTATTTAGGCGATAGCATTGCCGAGTCAGCCAGTAGAAGTTGTAAAGAAGGTTTTAAACAAGGTTAGGCTATACTCTCCCATCAACGATTTTCCCCCCCAAATGGTTATACACGAGAGCAAGCTAATTGTAGCCGACCAAAATATGAAATGCttgatttattttcttttgtcATCATATATCAATTTTGGCAATAGTTTTATGTGAGTTTTAATAAGAAAAATGAAAAGTAAAAGCATTCCTTGTGAGYCGTCCCATAAGCGTAATCAATCAGAATTTAGCCTTTCCATAAATGCAAATTAAAAGTAAGCGAGATCGAATCAGTCCTTCCTTGGAATAATTGCTTCCAAATTCTATTCAACAGTTAACAAACAGTTCCCTATTCAGACTTCTCTTTCAACAAGRGTCTGCTCAACTATGTCATCAGTCTGGTTTGTTGCCTAAAATGCCAATGATGTCATCTGTAGACCCTAATAGGCGTTTGGATCTWAACATAGAActcctttcaaagcatttctcaCATTCACACTTAAGTGACCTGagtgaaaacatttatttgaccTGAACTTAGGTCATATATGAGGTCCAGACATATAATTATGTCTGGACCTCATATCTATGCCCCTCACCCGACCCATGACCTGGAGACAGAATGAAAGACAGACCACCCTAATGAACTACCAGTAAATATTCAGGGGGCGTGACTGCTGGTAAACGTGAGGCATACCCTCTTTTGGCAGGTAGCACGTCTTAGCAGTTAAgatcattgggccagtaacctaacaACTGAATCCCCAAGCCTgcaaggtgaaaaaaaaatctgccattctgcccttgagcaagacaggTAACCCCTAACAACTGCTCCCAAGCAATGTTCCTGTAACGATTCtcatcctcttcgtctgaggagtagcaaggatcggaccaatgtgcagcgtggtaagtgtccataataaaaagtttaataaatcaaactgaacactgaacaaaataacaaaagcacaaacaaacaaccgaaacagtcccgtatggcgCAAACGCTAACagaggaaacaatcacccacaaaacacaatgaaaaacaggctacctaaatatgattctcaatcagagacaatgatcgtcacctgcctctgattgagaaccatactaggccaaacacatagaaatataacgaacagaacaaaacatagaaaaacaacatagaatgcccaccccaactcacgccctgaccaaactaaagtaaagacagaaaaaaaggaactaaggtcagaacgtgacaattccCTCTAATTTCTTTCATcgctgagcaaatttcaggtctgctgagtgcaaacttgagcattgtgaaaattctgtgcaacttccagtgtgcatttactgtgaacactgaggctgtacccacttctAAGTTAGTTTTAActgtggtcaagtaggctactgtggctatttgatcataacgtaggcctaccagagtggcctaccattaaaaacaatggagaaaatgcatcccataacattttaacatggaaatagctgttctatcgttcagcctataacctgtttatgcacttgtccttcagacaaggaggtgaSTGAAAATtctgttgtttgatgcaagaaaccactttactaAATAAATTGCATCATTATCcctataccattattacagagaatcagacaaattatgctaccttcYGCCTATTGgttacttagcttattcaagcctgtctcaaaatacaacactgctcctttaagacaaaaaaaaatctctttACCTGACTCCCTTTTCAAAGACGTATAGAAATACAGATGTTtcgtgctcttgtaggaagcaatcacacCCCCATTgttgactacaaatgatctataactgggctgataactcactaactagcaaaggacatgaacaaatgtacaaatgATCTATCATTCAAAACTAGCAGTATTTCTCTTGATTTGTCAGTCGGGATAATGGGATAATTAGGAGTACACGGCCATCtcccatccctggattgaggtacgttttctgaKCCGTATCTCGTACCGGCTCCACACTGTCCTTATCATGGCAGCCGCGTTCCGCCTAGAGAGAGATTGTAATGAACATCCAGTCCAGGKGTTCCCAGACTTTTTCATTCAGGCCTCCCTTCCAGGattgatgcactacccaatttctaaattgcaccttgtgcattcaactattacaactttcaagaataAATTGAAAGCTGGGCTGagttttgaagaagaaaaaatttggggggggggggggcccacaCACCCCACAGTTTGGCAACCACTGATCCAGTCATATTCTGGCTATgctactttttatttaaaaaaattgttaaccatttatttaactaggcaagtgagttaagaacaaattattatttacaatgacggcctaccccggccaaacctggacagcgctgggccaattgtgttaGCACCTtgttttcctaagagtgtaggcTAGATAAGGAACAGGGtactatttgatttggaatgtaGGCGTATTCCAGGATACATTCCATCTCATTGAGAAATAAAATTGCAAGAATAAGATTGAATCATTATAATATGCATGTAGcctattctaaaaaaaaaaaaaaagttaggaCTTTATAGAATGAATGAGTGACGCGGATTAATTTCATTGCCTACATCAGTTTTTCTCCAGGGAGTGTTTGAATGGTCTACTTATCTCAACACTCAAGGCGACCTGTGAACGGAAACTCCATATATGGTCCTAAATGTCTCCTCTCTGATTGGTTCTCTGGCCGCAGCGACAAGTCTGTTGCTTGAGCAGTATTTGTCAAGTTTAGGCTATGTAATAATTATAATCACAGCTATAATCTCACATATAATTACAGAGAGACGTCTCTGTAGCAGGTGTGTATAGTGGCAAACCCTCAAGAAATCTATTTTCAATGTCTtttctattaaaacatggaccGATGTCTATCTGTAACACGCATAAAACCCCCTGTTATTCAGATATCGACAACAATACCAATGTTATTAAAATGATTATAACACATAACATTTGTATTAAATATTAGAAGGCTAGATTCTGTGTGGATAGTGTCCTACACaaaattgctgtgttttttgGAGGACATTTAAGGTCGGTGGTGTATATGAAATGATACGTTAGGCAGACGATTTCATTCGACATGTTGTTTTCCATAGGAACAGCCTAGAGGTATAGGCTATATATAGCGTGGTACATATGTGTTCAGTATATCATCTGAAACGTGGCCATGTGTGTATTACGAAACAATGTTTTTACAAAAGGAACGTAGGCTATAACGTGCCGCGAATGCAAATGCGGCATACTGTAGGTTGCTATATGATGTGACGTAGATCATTAATACGTTGGTGGCGGTTACAATGTAAGCTATCCATTTCTTGAAAAGGGGTGCTTAATATGTAAACATTTGGTCATATTTTAATAGTGGGCCTAATTCATATTTGGATAACAGTTTAAGACTGCTCTCAACTCTCAGTTAAAATGTATAGTTAATATTGCTGCTCCATTGATAAAAAAACAAGCCTGTTGATTCTACCCCATAACACCCTTCTCTCTTTGTGGAATGGTACGTTCTCTCCACACAGATTTCATTCATAAAATTCCAGCTCACTATAAAAGGAGGCGCGCTCCACTATCTGCACCAACTACCATTCACGTGAAAGAACCTAGAAAAAGTGATGCACAGAGGTGATAGAACAGCAGCACGGTCGATAATAGCCTATAATATAGGAGGATTAGTGattttgtttttaatgctttattgATACACATCATCATGTATCCAGACTCGAGCCCAAACTACAATGTCTCGAGCtcgtccagcagcagcagcagcagcagcacgagAAGCAGCAGTTTAGCATCGCCTACCGGAGACATACCCGCGTGCAGTCAGCGGTCTCAAAGCTCACTCACGAGCGCATCATCAGTAGACAGCAGCACGTCTCAGGTACGAATRGATTCTTATTAGAAAAAAWAAAAAAGCTGCATGGAATTGCGTTGGAGGTACATTTGGAAAGGTTCATTATGTCTGTGTTACATTAAGTTTGTGGCAAGATcaatcatttatatatatatctatcttttttttttaattgcatatTAATTCAGAGTGATTCTGAATATGCAGCCTATTTGCCTACTAGACCGTGAACCGCTCGAGATAGAAAATATGTAGACTCCAGTGTCAGCTCCGTTACTGCGACACACAGCCTATCCAGATGTTTAYGGCTTGTTGAAAAAGCCCTTATTGAGTAGGTAACATATAGGCCTGCCTACATGCCACCGTCAGACTGTTGGCTGATCACCTTCAAATTCCTGACATTCCTGGAGTGGTATAAGCGGTCCATGTTTACCAAATGMTAATTTAAGACTTGACTGATGCCATCATGCCAATAGATGATGAGGATGGTGATCATCATGAAGATGGTGATGACGATgatttatgatgatgatgattggttTAGCTTTTATTGGCAACAtgagatggactgtcgtttttttACGGTTGTGTTACTGTGATCAGGGTCACTCTTGTGAACGATACCCTGGCCCAATGGGTTTCCCGTgaatcataaaataaaataaaaaattgcgcGACAWCAAACGCTAATTATTGATGTTGTAAATGAGTTCATCATTAGCTATAGATACACCATCAATTGTGCTATAACCACATCGTTGATGCACATCACGCCCTTTTTGGAAAGGTCAACCACGCATGTCATCGGAGTCTATTAGATTTAATCAATTCAACATTCCTTGtgttgtttttgcagactgtctGCGGTGAAACAGACTGTCCACGGCAGTCTCCCTTTGTTCCTACAGTGACTGCAATCTCAGCCTTCTCGGATCTGCAGTGGATGGTCCAACCGACCACCGTCATCTCAGCATCTGCCTCCCCCYCCTCCCCCTCCAGCGGCGCAAAGCCTACGAGAGCTCATGGCGCAACCCAGTCATCTTCAAGAGCGGGAGGGAGCAAGGAACAATCCACCAACAAGAAAGGGAAAAAACAGGTAAGCTGTGTTATATATCATGGACAATTTCGATATAATTTTTTACTATGCAGTCCTGAATGTtctagtgtgctgtgtgtgtgtgaacgtgacTGGACATGACTGTGCCAATGGTGCAGCATACACACAGTGTTCTATAGGTTTAGTATCGAGCTTGTTACTCACTCAATGTGTAGCCTAGCCAAGGAAAGTCTACAATCAGCAACCATGGTATATTTTCTGACACTGCATTAAAAGATGTATCGGCTATTTTATGGCTACCCCTTTGCCAAATATTGAATTAGTCTTAAGGGCCAATTGATGCAATGGCAAGATTCCTTACGCATTTAGTGTTCTCTTTTGTTGTGACTGGTCCAGGCTACAtcagaagaggatgagaggaggaagatcaggagagagaggaataaagtGGCCGCGGCCAAGTGCCGCAACAGACGGAGAGAGCTCACCGACACCCTGCAAGCCGTAAATACACCTTGTTCTCATGTGAAACKGTCATGTGGAGATGCTTAGCAGAATGGATTTGCAATGTGTTTTTTTATACCCAAAGTGATTGATGCTCTCTATACTTCTTACTAGACCatgtatcttctttttttttttaactgtcatTTCATAAACATGGTAATTGATTAATGTGTGGTTCTCTCCGTATAGGAAACTGATCAGCTTGAAGAGGACAAAGAAGCCTTGCAGACAGAGATAGCMCACCtcctgaaagagaaagagagtYTGGAACAGATCCTWTCCGCCCACCAGCCAGCCTGCAAACTAGCCGCCGCTGAAGACAACAGCGTGGAAGAAGACATCGACGAAGACATCGACGAAGACATCGACCGCATGCTCCAGGACCCTCCGGATTCCCCCCAGCTGCTCTCCATCTTGGAGAACGAAGACAAACTCCAACTCCCAGAGGGAAATGCAACACTAGTGACTGTGTCCGACACTCCTTCGCTTCAGGACATGGAAACTGTTGTGGTGCCCTCGAGCATCTCCATCTCTGCGTCGGCCATCTTGGGTAACTCCAACATCCTGCTGTGCTCCAGCGCTGAGGAAGAACCCATGGATGACCTAAACTTCGACCAAGATGACTTGGACGATCTGGTCCCTAGCCTGGAACTCAACACGTCTGTGGCCCCTCAGAACGCCCCGTCTGTCCCCGACATCGACCTCCTCGGGGGCCCCTTCTGCCTCTCAGACTGGGAGACTCTGTACAAGTCGGTGTCCAACAATCTGGAGCCTCTCTGCACCCCTACGATGATGTCTTCCAGTGACAGTCCTACCTGTAGCAGTTACCGCTCTGTGTTTAGTTTGAATTACTCAGAGATAGACTCTTTGGCGGGGACAGGAGTTGCAACTCCAGCTCTGAGGCCCTCAAAGGAGGTGTTGGTGGTAGATCTGATTTGATGAACTCTGAACTCTCCCACACTGTTGACCTTGTGACACTGTTATGGGACTGGTGGAACATATACATATAGGGCTGGTTTCCCCACACACAGATTAAGCCTTAGTCTTCGATTAAAAAGCAGTTGTTCAATGATGATTCTCCTTTGCttctttagtccaggactaggcttaatctgtgtctgataAACACGGCCCGTGAGTTTGATATAttcatctaccccccccccccattcatctccccccccccccccccctgatgtTTTGTTGTGCTTGTTATGACGTTTTGTTAACATTTAACCTTTAGCACCAAATTAAATGGTTACTGTGACTGTAACAGTATCAACAtcttccatatatatatatatatatattggtgcACCTGTGAGGGCTGTTCACCCTCTTGAAAAAGATATCTATTGTTGTCCTTTGTATCAAAATTAAATGCATGCAAAATCTTACAATTTGATTAAAAAGGGGTGCTATATCTTTTTTTTCCCATCCTTAAATATAAATGTGAAACTAGAGTGTGGTTTGTGAGGATACTGATATCAGATTGTGTCTTATTAACAGGTGAAATTACAGTTTGAGTAATGTGGACATCATTTTACTGTAAAGTGACATTTCTTTCtggttttccatgaaaacatagtGTCATGTATTTTATCAAGATGTATTTTATGACatagtttatttttttaccttaaaaAGTTTTGACTAATTGTTGTtaagatgcaaaaaaaaaaaatagaacacagacaaataaaataataaaactggGATCCCTGGGTATTGATTGTTTGCTTTGAGGAAGTCGTATAAATCTACCGTCTGCCTCTACGACATGTGCAACGATGTATCATTTTACAAACGCGATCTCTCCCGTGCCAGTAGGCTAGCTAGCCCAATAATTAACGTGAAACAAATAATTTCAACATAGAAACTGTAACACGTCAACAACAAAAGAGAGACAAACATAGGCTTTCACTAACCAGCGCAAGGACCATGGACAGGTCTTCCACTCGTGTGCCATCAACGGAAACGTCACTGATAACATCACCAACTAGCTTGGTTAGCTCGGACTGGCCAACCATACTAGTTGTTGCCTATGTAGGCCATTGGATATTTATGAAATCATTATTTAACGAAGTTGTATCTTCGACATTGAATCTCTGCTATAGCCCTAAAAAGAAAatgttcctggagtatcctttaggggatTCTTCAAATTTAAATTGTGGGGGAACCCGGataagttcttcaaagaacccccaTTAATGGTTCCACAAATAACTTTTTGGGGTTCCTTTTTAATAATCAGCATACCAATAAcaacaatattttagttgtcagtgtttattatgattttagcgGCTAAGCAtcgtttaatttatttttaaatatgagGTGAACTCCAAGCCCCAAGTCAAATAGGTTTATCCTCTGgctgtgttgatgttaatgtgttgatgttctccgtatccatcgCCAGAATTATTTTGCCgtgcatggtgatcgaacaggtttcctatgatattcatcagaggtgtaaggagggtgaagtctgtgaataccaaaaatatataattatatagatTATTATCAAAAGATGCACACAACAGTATTCATATATTGTTTtttgtggtaaaaattatgtgaATGACAAAACTGTTCACTTTTGATACCGGTTTTCACATACCTTGTCCCCAGTGTAGAGTCCTCTGGTACATATACCTTGTCCTCAGTGTAGAGGCCTCTGGTACACATACCTTGTCCCCAGTGTAGAGGCCTCTGGTAACACATACCTTGTCCCCAGTGTAGAGGCTCTGGTACAACATACCTTGTCCCCAGTGTAGAGGCCTCTGGTACATATACCTTGTCCCTCAGTGTAGAGGCCTCTGGTACACATACCTTGTCCTCAGTGTAGAGTCCTCTGGTACACATGCCTTGTCCCCAGTGTAGAGTCCTCTGGTACACATACCTTGTCCTCAGTGTAGAGGCATCTGGTACACATACCTTGTCCTCAGTGTAGAGGCTCTGGTACACATACCTTGTCCTCAGTGTAGAGGCCTCTGGTACACATACCTTGTCCCCAGTGTAGAGTCTCTGGTACACATACCTTGTCCTCAGTGTAGAGGCTCTGGTACACATACCTTGTCCCTCAGTGTAGAGGCCTCTGGTAACACATACCTTGTCCCAGTGTAGAGGCTTGGTACACATACCTTGTCCTCAGTGTGAGGGCCTCTGGTACACATACCTTGTCCTGCAGTGTAGAGGCCTCTGGTACACATACCTTGTCCTCAGTGTAGAGGCCTCTGGTACACATACCTTGTCCTCAGTGTAGAGGCCTCTGAGATCGTCATTAAAAGTGTAAGGGAGGAGAAAAACTGCTGCGGTGACTGAGGCTTTACAGAAACCATGAATTCAAATGAACTGTAGATGATACATGTGGTCTGCATAACATTATGAGACAAGCCAATACCAATTGTACATACTTTTGTGTGCCTCCCCATCAGTAAACCTGCAGACGAACACAAATAAGTAAGCAGTCATCTGCGCCCAATGCAGCTATAGCCTTGAATAaatgaatatttttattttatttaactaggcaagtcagttaaaaacaaattcttattttcaatgatggcctaggaacagtgggttaactgccttgttcaggggcagaattacagatcttttaccttgtcagctcggggattcgatctagcaacctttcagttactagtccaacactc
It encodes the following:
- the LOC112072980 gene encoding protein c-Fos-like yields the protein MYPDSSPNYNVSSSSSSSSSSSTRSSSLASPTGDIPACSQRSQSSLTSASSVDSSTSQTVCGETDCPRQSPFVPTVTAISAFSDLQWMVQPTTVISASASPXSPSSGAKPTRAHGATQSSSRAGGSKEQSTNKKGKKQATSEEDERRKIRRERNKVAAAKCRNRRRELTDTLQAETDQLEEDKEALQTEIAHLLKEKESLEQILSAHQPACKLAAAEDNSVEEDIDEDIDEDIDRMLQDPPDSPQLLSILENEDKLQLPEGNATLVTVSDTPSLQDMETVVVPSSISISASAILGNSNILLCSSAEEEPMDDLNFDQDDLDDLVPSLELNTSVAPQNAPSVPDIDLLGGPFCLSDWETLYKSVSNNLEPLCTPTMMSSSDSPTCSSYRSVFSLNYSEIDSLAGTGVATPALRPSKEVLVVDLI